In Moorella sp. Hama-1, a single genomic region encodes these proteins:
- a CDS encoding sugar ABC transporter ATP-binding protein encodes MKSPLLQLRGITKSFSGIKVLDDINLDIYPGEVHALLGENGAGKSTLIKIISGVYQRDAGTITYKGVPVEFKNPREALDAGISVIHQELSLVQDLNIAENIFLGREPVKSRTFVDKEKMYNQTRAIAESLGLELVPGRLVRNLNVAEQQMVEIARAASFSASLVIMDEPTSSLSDRETEILFKIIEKLKQDNVAIIYISHRLKEVELLADRVTVLRDGRVIKTLIGEEKNKYNWVSLMVGREIKEFSREAREPGEVILQIKDLTDPPGYFKVNFELRKGEILGIAGLVGAGRTEVLQGIFGVKKPVHGSVYLYGKPVHFNSPAEAISHGIGLVPEDRRLQGVILEHSVKDNISLANLYRKSRKGFIDFGWEKEVSEEYIKKMHIRTPSARAIVKNLSGGNQQKVALARWLVANSKILFLDEPTRGIDVNAKAEIYNLMNDFTRSGGSIIMVSSELPEILGMSDRIVVMHEGRVTGILHRQEASEEKIMELAYGRLAG; translated from the coding sequence ATGAAATCTCCTTTGTTGCAACTCCGGGGAATAACCAAATCCTTTTCAGGTATTAAGGTTCTTGACGATATTAACCTGGATATCTATCCCGGTGAGGTTCATGCCCTCCTGGGAGAAAATGGCGCCGGAAAGTCGACGTTAATAAAGATTATTTCCGGTGTCTATCAGAGGGATGCCGGAACTATTACCTATAAAGGCGTGCCGGTGGAATTTAAAAATCCCCGTGAGGCTTTAGATGCGGGCATCAGTGTTATTCATCAAGAACTGAGTCTGGTCCAGGATTTAAATATTGCCGAAAATATTTTTCTGGGGCGAGAACCTGTTAAATCTCGCACTTTTGTTGATAAAGAGAAGATGTATAACCAAACCAGAGCTATAGCCGAATCTCTGGGGCTCGAGTTGGTGCCTGGACGGCTGGTGCGTAATCTCAACGTGGCTGAACAGCAAATGGTGGAGATAGCCAGAGCAGCGTCCTTTAGTGCCTCCCTGGTTATTATGGATGAGCCCACTTCATCTCTCTCTGACCGGGAAACGGAGATTCTATTCAAGATCATTGAGAAATTGAAGCAAGATAACGTAGCTATCATCTATATCTCCCACCGTCTTAAAGAGGTAGAACTGCTTGCCGACCGGGTTACTGTTCTGCGTGATGGCCGAGTCATAAAAACGTTGATTGGAGAAGAAAAGAATAAATACAACTGGGTATCCCTCATGGTTGGCCGGGAGATAAAGGAATTCAGCCGGGAGGCCAGGGAACCCGGAGAGGTAATTCTGCAGATTAAAGATTTAACTGATCCCCCCGGATACTTTAAGGTTAATTTTGAATTACGAAAAGGGGAAATACTGGGCATAGCCGGCTTGGTCGGTGCCGGGCGAACAGAGGTCTTACAGGGTATCTTCGGAGTTAAAAAACCCGTGCATGGATCAGTTTATCTTTACGGCAAACCCGTTCATTTTAATTCACCAGCCGAGGCTATAAGTCATGGTATCGGTCTGGTGCCCGAAGACCGTCGGCTCCAGGGGGTTATCCTGGAACATTCGGTTAAGGATAATATTTCATTAGCTAACTTGTATAGAAAATCCAGGAAAGGGTTTATCGATTTTGGCTGGGAGAAAGAAGTAAGCGAAGAATATATCAAGAAGATGCATATTCGGACACCGTCAGCTAGAGCAATTGTTAAAAATTTAAGTGGAGGTAACCAGCAAAAGGTAGCTCTGGCCAGGTGGCTGGTTGCCAACTCCAAAATTTTATTTTTAGATGAACCGACACGTGGTATTGATGTCAATGCTAAAGCTGAGATCTATAATCTGATGAATGACTTTACCCGGTCGGGTGGCAGCATTATTATGGTTTCCTCTGAACTTCCCGAGATCCTGGGAATGAGTGATAGAATTGTCGTTATGCATGAGGGCCGGGTAACCGGCATTCTCCATCGCCAGGAGGCCAGTGAGGAAAAGATTATGGAGCTGGCTTATGGTAGGTTGGCAGGATGA
- a CDS encoding ABC transporter permease, which produces MRSNIASDTLANGRVKAAGFSSLLKEYSFVLVFIVLCILVSIMVPNFLLPQNLLNVLIQVSINALLAIGMTFVIISAGIDLSVGSVAALAGIVSTALVKLYPNNVAMMYVLIVFSILAVGVLCGGISGFVISKLNIEPFIVTLAMMSIARGFAFVYTQSRPIFGLPSAFSWIGQGYIGPIPVIVVIMLICLLLAHIILSKTCFGRYVYAIGSNEEVARLCGINVARVKFMIYVISGVLSALGGVALASRLASGQPAAASGYELNAIAAVVLGGTSLSGGKGSIGKTIIGIMTIGVINNGLSLMRISSYWQSITMGLIIMVAVIIDKLNTRKKV; this is translated from the coding sequence ATGAGGAGTAACATAGCTAGCGATACCCTGGCCAATGGCAGGGTTAAGGCTGCTGGTTTTAGTAGTTTATTAAAAGAATATAGCTTTGTTTTGGTGTTTATTGTCCTTTGCATTTTAGTTTCTATAATGGTTCCCAACTTTTTACTGCCACAAAATCTGTTAAACGTTTTGATTCAGGTTTCTATCAACGCCCTGCTGGCTATAGGTATGACCTTTGTTATTATCTCGGCCGGTATCGATCTCTCGGTAGGTTCAGTTGCCGCCCTGGCCGGTATTGTAAGTACGGCCCTCGTTAAACTATATCCCAATAACGTAGCGATGATGTATGTATTAATCGTTTTTAGCATCCTTGCAGTTGGTGTATTATGTGGCGGTATTTCTGGATTTGTCATATCCAAACTTAATATCGAGCCCTTTATAGTTACTTTAGCCATGATGAGTATTGCCAGGGGCTTTGCCTTTGTTTATACTCAGAGCCGTCCAATATTCGGCCTTCCTTCAGCCTTTAGCTGGATTGGCCAGGGCTATATTGGCCCTATTCCGGTTATTGTTGTGATTATGCTCATCTGTTTGTTGCTCGCTCATATTATCCTGTCGAAAACCTGTTTTGGCCGTTATGTATACGCCATTGGTAGTAATGAAGAAGTAGCCAGGTTATGCGGCATAAACGTTGCGCGGGTAAAGTTTATGATTTATGTAATCAGTGGCGTTCTCTCTGCCCTGGGTGGTGTGGCCCTGGCCTCTCGCCTGGCCTCCGGGCAACCCGCTGCAGCCAGTGGTTATGAACTAAACGCCATTGCTGCCGTAGTTTTGGGTGGGACAAGTCTTTCTGGCGGTAAGGGTAGTATTGGGAAAACTATTATCGGTATTATGACCATCGGGGTTATAAATAATGGCTTGAGCCTGATGCGGATATCCTCATACTGGCAGTCTATCACCATGGGCTTAATTATTATGGTTGCGGTTATTATTGATAAGCTAAACACCAGGAAAAAGGTATAA
- a CDS encoding sugar kinase, producing the protein MAKVITIGEILVEIMAKHEGQEFTRPGEFLGPYPSGAPAIFIDQVARMGIDCGIIARVGEDDFGRLNIDRLHNDGVDTDHIYITPGYTTGTAFVTYYPNGERKFIFHFTHAAAGQLAPADIDENYIKAARYLHIMGCSLAASTSLRQAIGKAIKVARANGVIVSFDPNLRPELLSHEGIRGVYNDILSSANIILTGKKELVALTGEEETDAAVAYLQAKGMEMIIIKEGSLGARLYHQGDCYQVPPVRVQEVDPTGAGDCFDGAFIACLAEGADFREALAIANIAGALSVTRKGPMEGAAFKKDILALRHR; encoded by the coding sequence ATGGCAAAGGTGATAACAATCGGGGAGATCCTGGTCGAGATTATGGCCAAGCACGAGGGCCAGGAATTTACCCGGCCCGGGGAATTTTTAGGGCCGTATCCCAGCGGTGCGCCGGCTATTTTTATTGACCAGGTAGCCAGGATGGGTATTGATTGTGGTATTATTGCCCGGGTGGGGGAGGATGACTTTGGCCGGCTAAATATAGACCGCCTCCACAACGACGGCGTCGACACCGACCATATTTATATTACTCCGGGTTATACAACAGGTACGGCTTTTGTCACCTATTATCCGAATGGGGAACGGAAATTTATCTTTCACTTTACCCACGCAGCAGCCGGACAACTGGCGCCCGCCGATATAGACGAAAATTATATTAAAGCAGCCAGGTACTTGCATATTATGGGCTGTTCCCTAGCAGCCAGTACCAGCCTGAGGCAGGCCATTGGGAAGGCTATTAAAGTTGCCCGAGCAAATGGAGTTATCGTAAGTTTTGATCCTAATCTCAGACCGGAATTGTTAAGCCATGAGGGAATCAGAGGGGTTTATAACGATATCCTATCATCCGCCAATATAATCTTGACCGGTAAAAAAGAGCTGGTAGCCCTGACGGGTGAGGAAGAAACAGATGCGGCGGTGGCCTACCTCCAAGCTAAAGGAATGGAAATGATAATTATTAAAGAGGGCTCCCTCGGTGCACGCCTATACCATCAAGGTGATTGTTACCAGGTACCGCCCGTTAGGGTTCAGGAAGTAGATCCAACGGGAGCTGGAGATTGCTTTGATGGCGCCTTTATTGCCTGCCTGGCTGAAGGGGCTGATTTTAGAGAGGCCCTGGCAATTGCGAATATAGCCGGTGCCTTGAGTGTAACCAGGAAGGGACCGATGGAAGGGGCAGCCTTTAAAAAAGATATTTTAGCCCTCCGCCATAGGTAG